The genomic window CGTTGCTAGGGGTGAATCAGGTGCGCGTGGGTCACGCCGCGAAATACCCTGCTCGGACTATTTCACGATCCACACGGTGGTGCCCACCGGCACGCGCGGGTAGAAGTCCTCGACGTCCTTGCGCTTCATTCGCATGCAACCGTGGCTCGCAGCATGTCCGATCGACCACCACTTCGCAGTGCCGTGGAAACGGATGCCGGAGGCGTTGATGTAGATCGCGCGGGTGCCGAGCGGGTTGTTGGGCCCCGGGCCGATGACGGACGGCATGTTCTTGGCCCAGGCGCTGCCCGGATTGTGCCACGACGGATTCTTCTTCTTGCCGGTGACCTTCCACTTGCCCGTGGGTGTCGAGAATCCCGGCATCCCGATGGCGATCTTGTACTTCTTCTCGATTCCGGTACCCCGGTACAGCTTGACCTGATAGTGGCTGAGCACCACGAGAATCGCCTTGGGGATGTTCTTGCGGGTGACCTTGGGCTTGAGCGTGGTCAGCGGCACCGTGATCGTCGCGGGCACCGCGGCAACGTCGGCGAGCTCAATTGTCACGGCGCTCCTGAGCAGCGAGATCGTAGCGGTCTTG from Coriobacteriia bacterium includes these protein-coding regions:
- a CDS encoding L,D-transpeptidase; translation: MHRFTKIRSLLALSLALALVLGSVPAYGAYEPAFVDAGIPSHATVNGVDLFGMDDVQARAAIASAAPVPTLLPLVMQGDGHTVTVQKPARAVSLNVDAMLASAYSAVDTATPFALAPTYSISTGIVTTWYNMAAKAIDHKAKNAVRKRKGHSLYVTKEADGHKVNKTATISLLRSAVTIELADVAAVPATITVPLTTLKPKVTRKNIPKAILVVLSHYQVKLYRGTGIEKKYKIAIGMPGFSTPTGKWKVTGKKKNPSWHNPGSAWAKNMPSVIGPGPNNPLGTRAIYINASGIRFHGTAKWWSIGHAASHGCMRMKRKDVEDFYPRVPVGTTVWIVK